In one window of Streptomyces roseofulvus DNA:
- a CDS encoding S8 family serine peptidase translates to MTVEKLAPPLAAAYERYVQEGRRRAPLRRPAGMMGLVSVEQRAKPVRVVVSVECDPDAPPVGVGDTEINDGGRSIRTGIVPLDALEELAAQPGVRRIAPAAQLRPCLDVALPKAGVPEFRTRLGRSGAGVLVGVVDTGVFFGHPAFGGRVERIWDQTLVGGSGVPEGRYGAEFTGLAAGADVLSRDEDGHGTHVAGIAAGSDGVAPGARIVAVKTDFQDAHIIDGVQYVFRLAEQLGMPAVVNLSLGGHSDPHDGTDVMSLAIEEESGPGRIVCCAAGNEGEDDIHARLTLTEGATRSVPCHPGRVDGLPDLFWLNGWYAGGDRLDVAVTSPSGDSTGFQAVLTAGSPVRAYDLADGVVQIVTPGPDPANGDHNFFVAVEPTASAPVGASRRWRLVLRGADVSGQGCRADVWILGRAEADPQPQFSGPAVQDALKIGSPGAATSAITVAASTTRTRWRDIDGAERTATWLVDDDIAGFSSEGPRRDGVPKPDVTAPGAMIVSALSRDAVGVRRAFMLGGGLLALQGTSMACPFVAGLVALLLEGDPSADPDKIRSFLTAAAAIPGGAPGSFDPKWGHGFVDASLL, encoded by the coding sequence ATGACCGTCGAGAAGCTGGCGCCGCCGCTGGCAGCGGCGTATGAGCGCTACGTCCAGGAAGGCCGCCGCCGCGCTCCTCTGAGGAGGCCCGCGGGCATGATGGGGCTCGTCTCCGTCGAGCAGCGCGCCAAGCCGGTGCGGGTCGTCGTCTCGGTCGAGTGCGACCCGGACGCCCCGCCCGTCGGCGTGGGCGACACCGAGATCAACGACGGCGGACGGTCGATCCGTACCGGCATCGTCCCCCTCGACGCCCTGGAGGAGCTGGCCGCGCAGCCGGGGGTGCGCCGCATCGCACCGGCCGCGCAGCTGCGGCCGTGCCTGGACGTGGCCCTGCCGAAGGCCGGCGTGCCCGAGTTCCGCACCCGCCTCGGCCGGAGCGGCGCCGGCGTGCTCGTCGGCGTCGTCGACACGGGTGTCTTCTTCGGCCACCCCGCCTTCGGGGGACGGGTCGAGCGCATCTGGGACCAGACCCTGGTGGGCGGCAGCGGGGTCCCCGAGGGCCGGTACGGGGCGGAGTTCACCGGCCTCGCGGCGGGCGCGGACGTGCTGTCGCGCGACGAGGACGGACACGGCACCCACGTCGCGGGGATCGCGGCCGGCAGCGACGGCGTCGCCCCCGGAGCCCGGATCGTCGCGGTCAAGACGGACTTCCAGGACGCCCACATCATCGACGGCGTGCAGTACGTCTTCCGGCTGGCGGAGCAGCTCGGCATGCCGGCCGTCGTCAACCTCAGCCTGGGCGGCCACTCCGACCCGCACGACGGCACGGACGTCATGTCCCTCGCCATCGAGGAGGAGAGCGGCCCCGGCAGGATCGTGTGCTGCGCCGCCGGCAACGAGGGCGAGGACGACATCCACGCGCGGCTCACCCTGACCGAGGGCGCCACCCGGTCCGTGCCCTGCCACCCGGGGCGGGTCGACGGCCTCCCCGACCTGTTCTGGCTCAACGGCTGGTACGCGGGCGGCGACCGGCTGGACGTCGCCGTCACGTCCCCGTCCGGCGACTCGACCGGCTTCCAGGCGGTCCTGACGGCCGGTTCGCCGGTCCGCGCCTACGACCTGGCGGACGGCGTCGTGCAGATCGTCACGCCCGGCCCCGACCCGGCCAACGGCGACCACAACTTCTTCGTGGCCGTCGAACCCACCGCGTCCGCCCCGGTCGGCGCGTCGCGGCGGTGGCGGCTCGTCCTGCGCGGAGCGGACGTCAGCGGGCAGGGCTGCCGGGCGGACGTCTGGATCCTGGGCAGGGCGGAGGCCGATCCGCAGCCGCAGTTCAGCGGTCCGGCCGTGCAGGACGCGCTCAAGATCGGCTCGCCGGGCGCGGCGACGTCCGCGATCACCGTGGCCGCGTCCACGACCCGCACCCGGTGGCGGGACATCGACGGCGCCGAGCGCACGGCCACCTGGCTGGTCGACGACGACATCGCGGGCTTCAGCAGCGAAGGGCCGCGCCGGGACGGCGTGCCGAAACCGGACGTCACCGCCCCGGGCGCGATGATCGTCTCCGCGCTCTCCCGCGACGCCGTCGGCGTGCGCCGGGCCTTCATGCTCGGCGGCGGCCTGCTGGCGCTCCAGGGCACCAGCATGGCCTGCCCGTTCGTCGCGGGCCTCGTCGCGCTGCTCCTGGAGGGAGACCCCAGCGCCGACCCCGACAAGATCCGCTCCTTCCTGACGGCAGCGGCCGCGATCCCCGGCGGGGCGCCCGGATCCTTCGACCCCAAGTGGGGGCACGGGTTCGTCGACGCGTCGCTCCTGTGA
- a CDS encoding CBS domain-containing protein translates to MQAPVPARYAVSDVMSHTAVAVGRDASYKEIVALMDQWSVSALPVLEGEGRVVGVVSEADLLPKEAYRGEDPDPGRFDDAAKAGAVRAGDLMSAPAVTVHADASLAEAARIMARRRVKRLPVVNDLGLLEGVVSRSDLLKVFLREDDEIEREVRRSVLGGGALAGLDVAVADGVATLRGTLPDRSLVPLLARAARAVEGVVDVRMELDGAADAPATSHGTTS, encoded by the coding sequence ATGCAGGCCCCAGTCCCCGCGCGTTACGCCGTCAGCGATGTCATGAGCCACACCGCCGTGGCCGTCGGCCGTGACGCGTCCTACAAGGAGATCGTCGCCCTGATGGACCAGTGGTCCGTGAGCGCCCTTCCCGTGCTGGAGGGGGAGGGGCGGGTCGTCGGGGTCGTCTCGGAGGCCGATCTGCTGCCGAAGGAGGCGTACCGCGGCGAGGATCCCGATCCCGGGCGGTTCGACGACGCGGCGAAGGCCGGGGCGGTGCGGGCCGGGGACCTCATGTCGGCTCCGGCGGTGACGGTGCACGCGGACGCGTCCCTCGCGGAGGCGGCGCGGATCATGGCCCGGCGCAGGGTGAAGCGGCTTCCGGTGGTGAACGACCTGGGGCTGCTGGAAGGGGTCGTCAGCCGGAGCGACCTGCTCAAGGTGTTCCTGCGCGAGGACGACGAGATCGAGCGGGAGGTCCGCCGTTCGGTGCTCGGAGGCGGGGCCCTCGCGGGACTGGACGTGGCCGTCGCGGACGGGGTGGCGACCCTTCGGGGCACGCTCCCCGACCGTTCGCTGGTGCCGCTGCTGGCGCGGGCCGCGCGGGCCGTCGAGGGGGTCGTGGACGTCCGGATGGAGCTCGACGGAGCCGCGGACGCCCCTGCGACGTCCCACGGAACCACCTCATGA